A single Myxococcales bacterium DNA region contains:
- a CDS encoding HAD family phosphatase encodes MALRAILFDLDGTLVDSERDYADAIAACVHRAFGIELTAEDRAYGTGRSWVAIHAYLRERHPALAWDRDQLIAATAAESQRLFAARGVSVLPGALAAVARFDGFARGLVTGSSRAEAHHMLGLLGLADAFAIALCAEDVPRSKPAPDGYLAACAHLGVAPHEALVIEDSAAGCAAGRAAGCAVVAVRAGNSHGQDQSAAHHAIDTLEQLTIDLARAVAQAAVAGYGGATA; translated from the coding sequence GTGGCGCTCCGCGCGATCTTGTTCGATCTCGATGGCACCCTGGTCGACAGCGAGCGCGACTACGCCGACGCGATCGCCGCGTGCGTCCACCGCGCGTTCGGGATCGAGCTGACCGCCGAGGATCGCGCCTACGGCACCGGCCGGTCGTGGGTGGCGATCCACGCGTACCTGCGCGAGCGGCACCCGGCGCTGGCCTGGGATCGCGACCAGCTGATCGCCGCGACCGCCGCCGAGAGCCAGCGCCTGTTCGCGGCCCGCGGCGTCAGCGTCCTGCCGGGCGCGCTGGCCGCGGTCGCGCGGTTCGACGGCTTCGCCCGAGGCCTGGTCACCGGCAGCTCTCGGGCCGAGGCCCACCACATGCTGGGCCTGCTCGGTCTGGCCGACGCGTTCGCGATCGCGCTGTGCGCCGAGGACGTGCCGCGGTCCAAGCCGGCGCCCGACGGCTACCTGGCGGCGTGCGCCCACCTCGGCGTCGCGCCCCATGAGGCGCTGGTCATCGAGGACTCGGCCGCCGGGTGCGCCGCGGGCCGGGCGGCCGGCTGCGCGGTGGTGGCGGTCCGGGCGGGCAACTCGCACGGTCAGGATCAGAGCGCCGCCCACCACGCGATCGACACCCTCGAGCAGCTGACCATCGACCTGGCCCGCGCGGTGGCGCAGGCGGCGGTCGCTGGGTATGGTGGCGCGACGGCATGA
- a CDS encoding hydroxymethylglutaryl-CoA lyase, producing MKLPPRVTVYEVGPRDGLQNEARHVPTADKIAFINALIDSGLSRIEITSFVSPKWIPQLADAAEVARGVPRRDGVVLSCLVPNRRGLDAALAAGMREVAVFMSASETHNKKNVNKSIRDTLAAFADVVPPALAAGVPVRAYLSTCFGCPYEGDVDPKVVVELCRELRAMGVYQISVSDTIGVANPAQVEDVLQQVLAAVPLEAVAVHFHDTQGTALANCVTAMQQGITTIDSSVGGLGGCPYAPGASGNLATDDLVGMLHSMGVETGIDLDKLVIAARQAAIFIGHDLPSKFLKAYLGKQARARRRAEMG from the coding sequence ATGAAGCTCCCGCCGCGCGTCACCGTGTACGAGGTCGGGCCCCGCGACGGCCTGCAGAACGAGGCGCGTCACGTGCCGACCGCCGACAAGATCGCGTTCATCAACGCGCTGATCGACAGCGGCCTGTCGCGCATCGAGATCACCAGCTTCGTCAGCCCCAAGTGGATCCCGCAGCTGGCCGACGCCGCCGAGGTCGCGCGCGGGGTGCCCCGCCGGGACGGCGTCGTGCTGTCGTGCCTGGTGCCCAACCGGCGCGGCCTCGACGCCGCGCTCGCCGCCGGCATGCGCGAGGTCGCGGTGTTCATGTCGGCGTCCGAGACGCACAACAAGAAGAACGTCAACAAGTCGATCCGCGACACCCTGGCCGCGTTCGCCGACGTGGTGCCGCCGGCGCTGGCCGCCGGGGTCCCGGTGCGCGCGTACCTGTCGACCTGCTTCGGCTGCCCGTACGAGGGCGACGTCGATCCCAAGGTCGTGGTCGAGCTGTGCCGCGAGCTGCGCGCCATGGGCGTCTACCAGATCTCGGTGTCCGACACGATCGGCGTCGCCAACCCGGCCCAGGTCGAGGACGTGCTGCAGCAGGTCCTGGCCGCGGTCCCGCTCGAGGCCGTGGCCGTGCACTTCCACGACACCCAGGGCACCGCGCTCGCCAACTGCGTCACCGCGATGCAGCAGGGCATCACGACGATCGACTCGTCGGTCGGCGGGCTCGGCGGCTGCCCGTACGCGCCCGGCGCCTCCGGCAACCTCGCGACCGACGATCTGGTCGGCATGCTCCACAGCATGGGCGTCGAGACCGGCATCGATCTCGACAAGCTGGTGATCGCCGCGCGGCAGGCCGCGATCTTCATCGGCCACGACCTGCCGTCGAAGTTCTTGAAGGCGTACCTCGGCAAGCAGGCGCGCGCGCGCCGCCGCGCCGAGATGGGGTGA